The DNA sequence ATGATTGATACAGACCAAAGGATATCTTTGGAAAACTATGCACAAGGGGAGACAATGTCAGACGGATCATTTGCACAGGATGCTTGGACAGCGGCCATTGAACTTTCTCGAGCTGAAGGACGCCTGTCTGAATCCCAAACTGCATTTGTTCGCCTAGCTACTCCACTTGCAATTGTCGAAGATCGATTCCTTATCGGCGTCGCTACTGAATTTACTCGTAACCTCATTAACACGAATGTTGCACAATCTTTAACGGAACAACTGTCTGCCATCGTTGGCCGGGAACTCACACTTGATATTTCTGTTGATCCAGCTTTATCAGAATCATCAGGCATGGCAACATCGACCTCGTCTACAGCTCCCCGGAAGACACAACCGGAACCGATATTACATTCTGTTCCTCAATCGCCTTCTGTCGATATTTCCCCTGCAGCCCAACCAGTTACACCACCGTCAGCTCCCGAACCAACGGAATTTTTCCCTACTCCGAACTACGATGCAACACCGTCGTCGCCAACTCCTTTACGTCGTCTCGATCCACGAACCCAAGAAACCCGTGATTCTGCGCGCCTGAACCCGCGCTACACATTCGAAACATTCGTGACTGGAGAATCAAACCGTTTTGCACACGCCACTGCGCTTGCCGTCTCGGAATTACCTGGCTCCACATATAATCCACTTTTCCTCTATTCAGATTCTGGAATGGGGAAAACCCACCTTCTGCACTCTATTGGCAATTCAGTCCAAGAAATGTTCCCCACGAAAAAGATTCTCTACGTTTCAGCTGAAGAATTTACCAACGCTTTTATTAACGCCTTGGCCAATGGTCAAATGCATAACTTTAAAGATCAATTTCGCACTGTTGATGTGCTTCTCATTGACGATATTCAATTCCTATCGGGACGTGATCGTTCCCGAACACTTGAAGAGTTTTTCCACACCTTCAACGCGCTCATTAACGCCAATAAACAAATCGTGATTACCTCCGATGTGGCTCCTAACCTTCTTGTCGATTTTGAAGATCGGATGATTTCACGCTTCAAATCAGGAATTACTGCAGCTATTGATTTGCCCAACCTCGAAACGCGTATTGCTATCTTGAACCGAAAAGCCATGGCAGAAGGTCTTGAAGTTCCACGTGATGTTATCGAATTTATTGCATCTCGCATCACCAGCAATGTGCGCGAAATGGAAGGTGCCTTACGCAGAATCCGCGCATTTGCCGATCTGACAAAGCAACAGATCACCCTTGAACTAGCCGAATCACAGCTCAAGGATATGATTTCTGATCCCAGTTCGATTCAAGTGACAGCTGGAATGATTGTGGCCCAAGTGTCGAACTATTTCGGAGTTCCGCTTGC is a window from the Arcanobacterium buesumense genome containing:
- the dnaA gene encoding chromosomal replication initiator protein DnaA yields the protein MSDGSFAQDAWTAAIELSRAEGRLSESQTAFVRLATPLAIVEDRFLIGVATEFTRNLINTNVAQSLTEQLSAIVGRELTLDISVDPALSESSGMATSTSSTAPRKTQPEPILHSVPQSPSVDISPAAQPVTPPSAPEPTEFFPTPNYDATPSSPTPLRRLDPRTQETRDSARLNPRYTFETFVTGESNRFAHATALAVSELPGSTYNPLFLYSDSGMGKTHLLHSIGNSVQEMFPTKKILYVSAEEFTNAFINALANGQMHNFKDQFRTVDVLLIDDIQFLSGRDRSRTLEEFFHTFNALINANKQIVITSDVAPNLLVDFEDRMISRFKSGITAAIDLPNLETRIAILNRKAMAEGLEVPRDVIEFIASRITSNVREMEGALRRIRAFADLTKQQITLELAESQLKDMISDPSSIQVTAGMIVAQVSNYFGVPLADLKSPTRTRTLTLPRHVAMYLCRELTDLSLPKIAEEFNRRDHTTVMNAVRKVEALMAEKQTIFTQVSELTTIIKNAAKDHAQLATE